One segment of Rubripirellula amarantea DNA contains the following:
- a CDS encoding PQQ-binding-like beta-propeller repeat protein — MTTRLNLTLSVICCLCLSTALNAQERWPQWRGASQQGATQGNGFPLQWSENEGIQWKTEIAGQGSSTPVTDSGVAYLTAGSDGKNTLIAVGLDDGKVLWQTQIGEDRGQKHKKGGGSNPSAVVDDGLVYAYFRSGDLACVNADGKVVWQTNLQEEFGEDTLWWDLGSSPLLTPDAVVVAVMQTGPSYLVAYDKKSGDMLWKEDRNVDAPKEAAQSYSTPLLTKVNGQSVIAVMGADHLTLHDASTGKTLGSLGGFNPTNHEFFRSISSPVAAGNLIVCPYARGETITCVDMSKLIAGAGEDAIVWSRDDVGSDVPTPAIVGKSVYVVSDGKQSRGTVYNLNLNSGETTWEVSVPKSRIGFSSSPLVAGDHLYVTGEDGKTHVIGPLSADHPSVVSSNPLSDDEPFTTASPVPYDGDLLIRTKNFLHRL; from the coding sequence ATGACTACGCGACTTAACTTGACTCTTTCTGTCATCTGCTGTCTTTGCCTATCGACGGCGCTAAATGCCCAGGAACGATGGCCCCAGTGGCGAGGAGCGTCTCAGCAAGGGGCAACGCAAGGAAATGGATTCCCTTTGCAGTGGTCGGAAAACGAAGGCATCCAATGGAAAACTGAAATTGCAGGACAAGGGAGCAGCACCCCGGTGACGGACAGCGGAGTCGCGTACCTAACCGCCGGAAGCGATGGGAAGAATACGTTGATCGCAGTAGGGCTCGATGATGGAAAGGTTCTTTGGCAAACGCAGATTGGCGAAGATCGCGGTCAGAAGCACAAGAAAGGAGGCGGCAGTAATCCATCAGCGGTTGTCGACGATGGACTCGTCTATGCTTACTTCCGCAGCGGAGATTTGGCTTGCGTGAATGCTGATGGCAAGGTGGTTTGGCAAACCAACCTGCAGGAAGAGTTTGGCGAAGACACACTGTGGTGGGACTTGGGGTCGTCACCGTTGTTGACGCCTGATGCCGTAGTGGTCGCTGTCATGCAGACCGGCCCCAGCTATCTTGTGGCGTACGATAAGAAATCGGGAGACATGCTTTGGAAGGAAGATCGCAACGTCGATGCTCCCAAAGAAGCCGCTCAAAGTTATTCGACTCCTTTGTTAACCAAAGTGAATGGACAATCCGTGATCGCTGTCATGGGAGCCGATCACCTAACGCTGCACGATGCGTCGACCGGAAAAACCCTGGGAAGTCTTGGCGGATTCAATCCCACCAATCATGAGTTCTTCCGTTCCATTTCATCGCCGGTCGCGGCAGGCAATTTGATCGTATGTCCCTATGCTCGAGGTGAAACGATCACCTGTGTGGACATGTCCAAATTGATTGCGGGAGCCGGTGAGGATGCAATCGTTTGGTCCCGTGACGATGTGGGTAGCGATGTGCCGACTCCGGCGATCGTTGGCAAGAGTGTGTATGTGGTCAGCGATGGCAAGCAGTCTCGCGGCACGGTTTACAACCTTAACTTGAACTCAGGCGAAACGACGTGGGAAGTTTCCGTTCCCAAGTCTCGGATTGGTTTTAGCAGTTCCCCCCTCGTCGCTGGCGACCACCTGTACGTCACAGGCGAGGATGGCAAGACTCATGTGATCGGCCCGCTGTCAGCCGATCATCCTTCGGTTGTGTCCAGCAATCCTTTGTCCGACGATGAACCGTTCACTACCGCCAGTCCTGTGCCATACGACGGTGATCTGCTAATTCGCACCAAGAATTTCCTGCATCGTTTGTAG
- a CDS encoding ABC transporter permease has protein sequence MSLKPYLAIISDSFRAALSSRVLWVAIVAIWLLLALLMPFGYREDFTTDFRWQDFYNGTRMKAMLARGLVDPDGADTALGRIAVSLPEDLKRELQFVGEGDEVRIAYSVLVDALNGLLDDTSWYDADAWKAAIRLKELRELDALSDEELSASLKRRRSRLRIEAAMPGVFQARSQRAILLTYAGMDFPTGWAVDKPQFERLINQFVLPLMINWLLGFILVFLGILVTASIIPDMLQPGSLHLLLSKPISRTILLLAKFIGGCAFVLVCVTQLVLGLYLIAGLRLDIWNARLLLCIPVSVFLFSVFYSVSVLAGLRWRSPILAIGVTVIFGGICLLVGFIGALFDGLVKNPDQVRQLTVVGDDVFATTRGGGLIRFDDAQSKWIEIFESGPANADRVIAPIRLDDDHLITARIRNGRFNPFGSGAPELNVLSRTSDWVPEPSMRLPTATTNLFRAGEGSVLALNTGELSMTSRDNIIETATKEAAKVADNDAGETNWLSKLNSMIGTQTQGFHEILPERVSLSQPRSLVVADDGRVIYAVTGSRLMRLQPPSNDQESSRWTVTADFTLEGDQSSQAHLAISGERLLVTRSEQPAVIFDANTLNVIEKIECPSGAEAMSVIGLNPDQQTARFLAVLTDGRIRELTSNGESAKWGEFIGPREAECVYFDSAKNRIYVAHHIDRVDLLSSDTLERQSTKNPSLSGWRRLDQWLITPLRTVIPQTGELGETVASMISGKTAVEINDGANENQVIRYKILRPVLSCSIFVLVMLTISCLYFTTSDF, from the coding sequence ATGAGTTTGAAACCATACTTAGCCATCATCAGCGATTCATTTCGCGCCGCACTTTCGTCGCGCGTGCTGTGGGTGGCGATTGTCGCGATCTGGCTCCTGTTGGCGTTGTTAATGCCGTTTGGGTACCGCGAAGATTTTACTACTGATTTTCGCTGGCAAGATTTCTATAACGGCACTCGCATGAAGGCGATGCTTGCGCGCGGACTGGTGGACCCCGACGGCGCCGACACAGCGTTGGGTCGCATTGCGGTTAGTTTGCCGGAAGATCTCAAACGCGAACTTCAGTTTGTGGGCGAAGGTGATGAAGTTCGGATTGCCTATTCCGTCTTGGTAGACGCTCTGAACGGTTTGCTTGATGACACATCTTGGTACGACGCCGACGCTTGGAAGGCGGCGATACGACTCAAAGAACTACGAGAACTTGATGCACTAAGCGACGAAGAGTTGTCCGCTTCGCTGAAACGACGCCGATCCAGATTGCGAATCGAGGCGGCCATGCCGGGTGTGTTCCAGGCTCGGTCTCAGCGTGCAATTCTTTTGACCTATGCGGGCATGGATTTTCCGACGGGCTGGGCCGTCGATAAGCCTCAGTTTGAGCGGTTGATCAACCAGTTTGTTTTACCGCTGATGATCAATTGGTTGCTGGGCTTCATTCTCGTTTTTTTAGGCATCCTGGTCACCGCATCAATCATTCCTGACATGCTGCAACCGGGGTCGTTGCATCTGCTACTATCGAAACCGATCTCGCGGACGATTTTGCTGCTGGCTAAGTTCATAGGTGGGTGCGCCTTCGTGTTGGTATGCGTGACACAGTTAGTACTTGGCTTGTACTTGATAGCAGGCCTCCGGTTGGACATCTGGAATGCACGTCTGTTGCTATGCATCCCCGTATCGGTGTTCTTGTTTTCGGTTTTCTACAGCGTTTCAGTACTGGCTGGTCTACGGTGGCGCTCGCCGATCTTGGCAATCGGAGTCACGGTAATCTTTGGCGGCATATGCTTGCTGGTTGGATTCATCGGCGCCTTGTTTGATGGACTAGTAAAGAATCCCGACCAAGTCCGTCAGTTGACCGTCGTTGGCGACGACGTTTTCGCGACCACCCGGGGTGGCGGATTGATTCGGTTTGACGATGCACAAAGCAAATGGATTGAAATTTTCGAGAGTGGCCCCGCGAACGCGGATCGCGTGATCGCTCCGATTCGCCTTGATGACGATCACTTGATTACCGCCCGAATTCGCAACGGACGGTTTAACCCATTTGGTAGTGGTGCGCCGGAGCTGAATGTGCTGAGCCGGACTAGCGACTGGGTGCCTGAACCGAGCATGCGTTTGCCCACGGCGACGACAAATCTCTTTCGCGCAGGTGAGGGCTCGGTCTTGGCGTTGAACACCGGCGAACTATCAATGACTAGCCGAGACAACATTATTGAAACCGCTACTAAGGAAGCCGCGAAGGTTGCCGATAACGATGCTGGCGAAACCAATTGGCTCAGCAAGCTCAACAGCATGATTGGCACTCAAACGCAAGGGTTCCATGAGATACTGCCCGAACGCGTATCGCTTTCGCAGCCGCGATCGCTTGTCGTGGCCGACGACGGTCGCGTCATCTATGCCGTCACCGGCTCTCGCCTCATGCGCCTGCAGCCTCCTTCGAACGATCAAGAATCATCGCGGTGGACCGTGACGGCTGACTTCACTCTTGAAGGCGACCAATCTTCGCAAGCTCATTTGGCTATCTCGGGTGAACGCCTGCTGGTCACGCGATCCGAACAACCCGCCGTAATTTTCGACGCAAACACGCTGAATGTGATTGAGAAAATAGAATGCCCGTCGGGTGCCGAGGCAATGAGCGTCATTGGGCTTAACCCGGACCAACAAACCGCTCGATTCCTGGCGGTGCTTACTGACGGCCGAATTCGCGAATTAACATCAAACGGAGAATCAGCAAAGTGGGGCGAGTTTATCGGTCCACGCGAAGCGGAGTGCGTTTACTTCGACTCGGCCAAGAATCGAATTTACGTAGCTCACCATATCGATCGGGTTGATCTGTTGAGCAGCGATACGCTTGAACGTCAATCAACGAAGAACCCGAGCCTAAGCGGATGGCGAAGACTCGACCAATGGTTGATCACACCGCTTCGAACTGTGATTCCGCAAACCGGTGAACTTGGCGAAACAGTAGCCTCGATGATCAGTGGCAAAACCGCCGTCGAGATTAACGACGGCGCTAATGAGAACCAGGTCATTCGCTATAAAATCCTGCGCCCCGTCCTGAGTTGCTCGATCTTCGTACTCGTGATGCTGACCATTTCGTGTTTGTACTTTACGACCAGTGATTTTTAG